In Halictus rubicundus isolate RS-2024b chromosome 5, iyHalRubi1_principal, whole genome shotgun sequence, one genomic interval encodes:
- the LOC143354485 gene encoding octopamine receptor beta-2R isoform X3, whose product MTTIASTSEPTEVSPVDVTTLLTAISTEESQFGNSSYTNDQKWTLPTTIAKGCLLGSIILTALFGNLLVMVSVMRHRKLRIITNYFVVSLALADMLVAMFAMTFNASVQMTGKWLFGYFMCDVWNSLDVYFSTSSILHLMCISVDRYWAIVKPLKYPIIMTKKVAAYMLLACWVMPAFISFVPIFMGWYTTVENSTYRRKHPDLCEFKVNKIYVIFSSSISFWIPCTIMTLTYLAIFKEANEQEKQMHSRMGNVMLLSHRPSKDLNNLNGELNSAGSSKTLTLNEISTDHLHTPTKDKNIMKMKREHKAARTLGIIMGTFIICWLPFFLWYVITTLCGETCPCPDIVIALLFWIGYTNSALNPLIYAYFNRDFREAFKNTLQCAFCSLCRREPSDLEALDFRRPSLRYDDRTKSIYSETYVKHADRRRSSEYGSSL is encoded by the exons ATGACGACGATCGCGAGCACCTCCGAGCCAACGGAGGTGTCACCGGTGGACGTGACGACACTGCTGACCGCCATCTCCACGGAAGAGAGCCAGTTCGGGAACAGCAGTTACACGAACGACCAGAAGTGGACGCTACCAACGACGATCGCCAAGGGCTGCCTCCTAGGATCGATCATCCTGACGGCGTTGTTCGGCAACCTGCTGGTGATGGTGTCCGTGATGCGGCACAGGAAGCTGCGCATCATCACCAACTACTTCGTGGTCTCGCTGGCCCTGGCCGACATGCTGGTCGCCATGTTCGCGATGACGTTCAACGCCAGCGTGCAGATGACCGGGAAATGGCTGTTCGGCTATTTCATGTGCGACGTCTGGAACTCGTTGGACGTTTACTTCAGCACAAGCTCGATCCTCCACCTGATGTGCATCTCGGTGGACCGGTACTGGGCTATAGTCAAGCCCCTCAAGTACCCTATCATCATGACCAAGAAGGTGGCCGCGTACATGTTGCTCGCCTGTTGGGTCATGCCCGCGTTCATCTCGTTCGTGCCGATCTTCATGGGCTGGTACACCACCGTCGAGAACAGCACGTACAGGCGCAAACACCCAGACCTCTGCGAGTTCAAGGTGAACAAGATCTACGTGATATTCTCGTCGAGCATCTCCTTCTGGATACCGTGCACGATCATGACGCTCACGTACTTGGCGATATTCAAGGAGGCTAACGAACAGGAGAAGCAGATGCACAGCCGAATGGGCAACGTGATGCTGCTCAGCCACAGGCCCAGCAAGGACCTGAACAATCTGAACGGAGAGCTGAACAGCGCCGGCTCCTCGAAGACGCTCACTCTCAACGAGATCAGTACTGATCATCTACACACGCCCACGAAGGACAAGAACATCATGAAGATGAAGAGGGAGCACAAAGCCGCGAGAACGTTAGGCATCATCATGGGAACCTTCATTATATGCTGGTTGCCGTTCTTCCTGTG GTACGTGATCACGACCCTCTGCGGCGAAACCTGTCCCTGTCCCGACATCGTGATCGCGCTTCTCTTCTGGATCGGATACACGAATTCGGCGCTGAACCCGCTGATCTACGCGTACTTCAACCGCGACTTCCGAGAAGCCTTCAAGAACACGCTGCAGTGTGCTTTCTGCTCGCTCTGCAGACGAGAGCCGTCCGACCTCGAGGCGCTCGATTTCCGTCGGCCGTCCCTAAG GTACGACGACCGCACTAAGAGTATATACTCGGAGACGTACGTGAAGCACGCCGACCGACGAAGATCGAGCGAGTATGGTAGCAGTCTCTGA
- the LOC143354485 gene encoding octopamine receptor beta-2R isoform X2, producing MTTIASTSEPTEVSPVDVTTLLTAISTEESQFGNSSYTNDQKWTLPTTIAKGCLLGSIILTALFGNLLVMVSVMRHRKLRIITNYFVVSLALADMLVAMFAMTFNASVQMTGKWLFGYFMCDVWNSLDVYFSTSSILHLMCISVDRYWAIVKPLKYPIIMTKKVAAYMLLACWVMPAFISFVPIFMGWYTTVENSTYRRKHPDLCEFKVNKIYVIFSSSISFWIPCTIMTLTYLAIFKEANEQEKQMHSRMGNVMLLSHRPSKDLNNLNGELNSAGSSKTLTLNEISTDHLHTPTKDKNIMKMKREHKAARTLGIIMGTFIICWLPFFLCFLLDESRVRTVLLLEAVVFNEVCLQVRDHDPLRRNLSLSRHRDRASLLDRIHEFGAEPADLRVLQPRLPRSLQEHAAVCFLLALQTRAVRPRGARFPSAVPKVRRPH from the exons ATGACGACGATCGCGAGCACCTCCGAGCCAACGGAGGTGTCACCGGTGGACGTGACGACACTGCTGACCGCCATCTCCACGGAAGAGAGCCAGTTCGGGAACAGCAGTTACACGAACGACCAGAAGTGGACGCTACCAACGACGATCGCCAAGGGCTGCCTCCTAGGATCGATCATCCTGACGGCGTTGTTCGGCAACCTGCTGGTGATGGTGTCCGTGATGCGGCACAGGAAGCTGCGCATCATCACCAACTACTTCGTGGTCTCGCTGGCCCTGGCCGACATGCTGGTCGCCATGTTCGCGATGACGTTCAACGCCAGCGTGCAGATGACCGGGAAATGGCTGTTCGGCTATTTCATGTGCGACGTCTGGAACTCGTTGGACGTTTACTTCAGCACAAGCTCGATCCTCCACCTGATGTGCATCTCGGTGGACCGGTACTGGGCTATAGTCAAGCCCCTCAAGTACCCTATCATCATGACCAAGAAGGTGGCCGCGTACATGTTGCTCGCCTGTTGGGTCATGCCCGCGTTCATCTCGTTCGTGCCGATCTTCATGGGCTGGTACACCACCGTCGAGAACAGCACGTACAGGCGCAAACACCCAGACCTCTGCGAGTTCAAGGTGAACAAGATCTACGTGATATTCTCGTCGAGCATCTCCTTCTGGATACCGTGCACGATCATGACGCTCACGTACTTGGCGATATTCAAGGAGGCTAACGAACAGGAGAAGCAGATGCACAGCCGAATGGGCAACGTGATGCTGCTCAGCCACAGGCCCAGCAAGGACCTGAACAATCTGAACGGAGAGCTGAACAGCGCCGGCTCCTCGAAGACGCTCACTCTCAACGAGATCAGTACTGATCATCTACACACGCCCACGAAGGACAAGAACATCATGAAGATGAAGAGGGAGCACAAAGCCGCGAGAACGTTAGGCATCATCATGGGAACCTTCATTATATGCTGGTTGCCGTTCTTCCTGTG TTTTCTTTTAGACGAGTCAAGAGTACGAACCGTGTTGTTGCTCGAGGCGGTGGTTTTCAATGAGGTTTGTCTTCAGGTACGTGATCACGACCCTCTGCGGCGAAACCTGTCCCTGTCCCGACATCGTGATCGCGCTTCTCTTCTGGATCGGATACACGAATTCGGCGCTGAACCCGCTGATCTACGCGTACTTCAACCGCGACTTCCGAGAAGCCTTCAAGAACACGCTGCAGTGTGCTTTCTGCTCGCTCTGCAGACGAGAGCCGTCCGACCTCGAGGCGCTCGATTTCCGTCGGCCGTCCCTAAG GTACGACGACCGCACTAA
- the LOC143354485 gene encoding octopamine receptor beta-2R isoform X1, whose amino-acid sequence MTTIASTSEPTEVSPVDVTTLLTAISTEESQFGNSSYTNDQKWTLPTTIAKGCLLGSIILTALFGNLLVMVSVMRHRKLRIITNYFVVSLALADMLVAMFAMTFNASVQMTGKWLFGYFMCDVWNSLDVYFSTSSILHLMCISVDRYWAIVKPLKYPIIMTKKVAAYMLLACWVMPAFISFVPIFMGWYTTVENSTYRRKHPDLCEFKVNKIYVIFSSSISFWIPCTIMTLTYLAIFKEANEQEKQMHSRMGNVMLLSHRPSKDLNNLNGELNSAGSSKTLTLNEISTDHLHTPTKDKNIMKMKREHKAARTLGIIMGTFIICWLPFFLCFLLDESRVRTVLLLEAVVFNEVCLQVRDHDPLRRNLSLSRHRDRASLLDRIHEFGAEPADLRVLQPRLPRSLQEHAAVCFLLALQTRAVRPRGARFPSAVPKVRSGLTH is encoded by the exons ATGACGACGATCGCGAGCACCTCCGAGCCAACGGAGGTGTCACCGGTGGACGTGACGACACTGCTGACCGCCATCTCCACGGAAGAGAGCCAGTTCGGGAACAGCAGTTACACGAACGACCAGAAGTGGACGCTACCAACGACGATCGCCAAGGGCTGCCTCCTAGGATCGATCATCCTGACGGCGTTGTTCGGCAACCTGCTGGTGATGGTGTCCGTGATGCGGCACAGGAAGCTGCGCATCATCACCAACTACTTCGTGGTCTCGCTGGCCCTGGCCGACATGCTGGTCGCCATGTTCGCGATGACGTTCAACGCCAGCGTGCAGATGACCGGGAAATGGCTGTTCGGCTATTTCATGTGCGACGTCTGGAACTCGTTGGACGTTTACTTCAGCACAAGCTCGATCCTCCACCTGATGTGCATCTCGGTGGACCGGTACTGGGCTATAGTCAAGCCCCTCAAGTACCCTATCATCATGACCAAGAAGGTGGCCGCGTACATGTTGCTCGCCTGTTGGGTCATGCCCGCGTTCATCTCGTTCGTGCCGATCTTCATGGGCTGGTACACCACCGTCGAGAACAGCACGTACAGGCGCAAACACCCAGACCTCTGCGAGTTCAAGGTGAACAAGATCTACGTGATATTCTCGTCGAGCATCTCCTTCTGGATACCGTGCACGATCATGACGCTCACGTACTTGGCGATATTCAAGGAGGCTAACGAACAGGAGAAGCAGATGCACAGCCGAATGGGCAACGTGATGCTGCTCAGCCACAGGCCCAGCAAGGACCTGAACAATCTGAACGGAGAGCTGAACAGCGCCGGCTCCTCGAAGACGCTCACTCTCAACGAGATCAGTACTGATCATCTACACACGCCCACGAAGGACAAGAACATCATGAAGATGAAGAGGGAGCACAAAGCCGCGAGAACGTTAGGCATCATCATGGGAACCTTCATTATATGCTGGTTGCCGTTCTTCCTGTG TTTTCTTTTAGACGAGTCAAGAGTACGAACCGTGTTGTTGCTCGAGGCGGTGGTTTTCAATGAGGTTTGTCTTCAGGTACGTGATCACGACCCTCTGCGGCGAAACCTGTCCCTGTCCCGACATCGTGATCGCGCTTCTCTTCTGGATCGGATACACGAATTCGGCGCTGAACCCGCTGATCTACGCGTACTTCAACCGCGACTTCCGAGAAGCCTTCAAGAACACGCTGCAGTGTGCTTTCTGCTCGCTCTGCAGACGAGAGCCGTCCGACCTCGAGGCGCTCGATTTCCGTCGGCCGTCCCTAAGGTACGATCTGGTCTGACACATTGA
- the LOC143354485 gene encoding octopamine receptor beta-2R isoform X5, with protein MTTIASTSEPTEVSPVDVTTLLTAISTEESQFGNSSYTNDQKWTLPTTIAKGCLLGSIILTALFGNLLVMVSVMRHRKLRIITNYFVVSLALADMLVAMFAMTFNASVQMTGKWLFGYFMCDVWNSLDVYFSTSSILHLMCISVDRYWAIVKPLKYPIIMTKKVAAYMLLACWVMPAFISFVPIFMGWYTTVENSTYRRKHPDLCEFKEANEQEKQMHSRMGNVMLLSHRPSKDLNNLNGELNSAGSSKTLTLNEISTDHLHTPTKDKNIMKMKREHKAARTLGIIMGTFIICWLPFFLCFLLDESRVRTVLLLEAVVFNEVCLQVRDHDPLRRNLSLSRHRDRASLLDRIHEFGAEPADLRVLQPRLPRSLQEHAAVCFLLALQTRAVRPRGARFPSAVPKVRSGLTH; from the exons ATGACGACGATCGCGAGCACCTCCGAGCCAACGGAGGTGTCACCGGTGGACGTGACGACACTGCTGACCGCCATCTCCACGGAAGAGAGCCAGTTCGGGAACAGCAGTTACACGAACGACCAGAAGTGGACGCTACCAACGACGATCGCCAAGGGCTGCCTCCTAGGATCGATCATCCTGACGGCGTTGTTCGGCAACCTGCTGGTGATGGTGTCCGTGATGCGGCACAGGAAGCTGCGCATCATCACCAACTACTTCGTGGTCTCGCTGGCCCTGGCCGACATGCTGGTCGCCATGTTCGCGATGACGTTCAACGCCAGCGTGCAGATGACCGGGAAATGGCTGTTCGGCTATTTCATGTGCGACGTCTGGAACTCGTTGGACGTTTACTTCAGCACAAGCTCGATCCTCCACCTGATGTGCATCTCGGTGGACCGGTACTGGGCTATAGTCAAGCCCCTCAAGTACCCTATCATCATGACCAAGAAGGTGGCCGCGTACATGTTGCTCGCCTGTTGGGTCATGCCCGCGTTCATCTCGTTCGTGCCGATCTTCATGGGCTGGTACACCACCGTCGAGAACAGCACGTACAGGCGCAAACACCCAGACCTCTGCGAGTTCAAG GAGGCTAACGAACAGGAGAAGCAGATGCACAGCCGAATGGGCAACGTGATGCTGCTCAGCCACAGGCCCAGCAAGGACCTGAACAATCTGAACGGAGAGCTGAACAGCGCCGGCTCCTCGAAGACGCTCACTCTCAACGAGATCAGTACTGATCATCTACACACGCCCACGAAGGACAAGAACATCATGAAGATGAAGAGGGAGCACAAAGCCGCGAGAACGTTAGGCATCATCATGGGAACCTTCATTATATGCTGGTTGCCGTTCTTCCTGTG TTTTCTTTTAGACGAGTCAAGAGTACGAACCGTGTTGTTGCTCGAGGCGGTGGTTTTCAATGAGGTTTGTCTTCAGGTACGTGATCACGACCCTCTGCGGCGAAACCTGTCCCTGTCCCGACATCGTGATCGCGCTTCTCTTCTGGATCGGATACACGAATTCGGCGCTGAACCCGCTGATCTACGCGTACTTCAACCGCGACTTCCGAGAAGCCTTCAAGAACACGCTGCAGTGTGCTTTCTGCTCGCTCTGCAGACGAGAGCCGTCCGACCTCGAGGCGCTCGATTTCCGTCGGCCGTCCCTAAGGTACGATCTGGTCTGACACATTGA
- the LOC143354485 gene encoding octopamine receptor beta-2R isoform X4, with amino-acid sequence MTTIASTSEPTEVSPVDVTTLLTAISTEESQFGNSSYTNDQKWTLPTTIAKGCLLGSIILTALFGNLLVMVSVMRHRKLRIITNYFVVSLALADMLVAMFAMTFNASVQMTGKWLFGYFMCDVWNSLDVYFSTSSILHLMCISVDRYWAIVKPLKYPIIMTKKVAAYMLLACWVMPAFISFVPIFMGWYTTVENSTYRRKHPDLCEFKVNKIYVIFSSSISFWIPCTIMTLTYLAIFKEANEQEKQMHSRMGNVMLLSHRPSKDLNNLNGELNSAGSSKTLTLNEISTDHLHTPTKDKNIMKMKREHKAARTLGIIMGTFIICWLPFFLWYVITTLCGETCPCPDIVIALLFWIGYTNSALNPLIYAYFNRDFREAFKNTLQCAFCSLCRREPSDLEALDFRRPSLRYDLV; translated from the exons ATGACGACGATCGCGAGCACCTCCGAGCCAACGGAGGTGTCACCGGTGGACGTGACGACACTGCTGACCGCCATCTCCACGGAAGAGAGCCAGTTCGGGAACAGCAGTTACACGAACGACCAGAAGTGGACGCTACCAACGACGATCGCCAAGGGCTGCCTCCTAGGATCGATCATCCTGACGGCGTTGTTCGGCAACCTGCTGGTGATGGTGTCCGTGATGCGGCACAGGAAGCTGCGCATCATCACCAACTACTTCGTGGTCTCGCTGGCCCTGGCCGACATGCTGGTCGCCATGTTCGCGATGACGTTCAACGCCAGCGTGCAGATGACCGGGAAATGGCTGTTCGGCTATTTCATGTGCGACGTCTGGAACTCGTTGGACGTTTACTTCAGCACAAGCTCGATCCTCCACCTGATGTGCATCTCGGTGGACCGGTACTGGGCTATAGTCAAGCCCCTCAAGTACCCTATCATCATGACCAAGAAGGTGGCCGCGTACATGTTGCTCGCCTGTTGGGTCATGCCCGCGTTCATCTCGTTCGTGCCGATCTTCATGGGCTGGTACACCACCGTCGAGAACAGCACGTACAGGCGCAAACACCCAGACCTCTGCGAGTTCAAGGTGAACAAGATCTACGTGATATTCTCGTCGAGCATCTCCTTCTGGATACCGTGCACGATCATGACGCTCACGTACTTGGCGATATTCAAGGAGGCTAACGAACAGGAGAAGCAGATGCACAGCCGAATGGGCAACGTGATGCTGCTCAGCCACAGGCCCAGCAAGGACCTGAACAATCTGAACGGAGAGCTGAACAGCGCCGGCTCCTCGAAGACGCTCACTCTCAACGAGATCAGTACTGATCATCTACACACGCCCACGAAGGACAAGAACATCATGAAGATGAAGAGGGAGCACAAAGCCGCGAGAACGTTAGGCATCATCATGGGAACCTTCATTATATGCTGGTTGCCGTTCTTCCTGTG GTACGTGATCACGACCCTCTGCGGCGAAACCTGTCCCTGTCCCGACATCGTGATCGCGCTTCTCTTCTGGATCGGATACACGAATTCGGCGCTGAACCCGCTGATCTACGCGTACTTCAACCGCGACTTCCGAGAAGCCTTCAAGAACACGCTGCAGTGTGCTTTCTGCTCGCTCTGCAGACGAGAGCCGTCCGACCTCGAGGCGCTCGATTTCCGTCGGCCGTCCCTAAGGTACGATCTGGTCTGA